The following is a genomic window from Rubidibacter lacunae KORDI 51-2.
TTCAAACGAGGCAGATAGGAGGCGCGTTTCTTCAAGGCAAAGCCCCTACTCCCGTCCCCTCAGAGGAACCATGGAGATGAACGACTTATTTTCTGTAGCCATTGTTACCGTTTGTGCGAGCCCTGTCAACCGAGTCAGTGGAAGTCCCATTTCATGAAGGGGTTCCTTGAAGAATGGTTATGAGAGGGGACTTCATGTCGGGGGAGTTGCCGGTGTTTGGCCAGCTTTTTAGGGGTGAATTCGCAAGCTGACGCGCTAAAGGGTAAACGTGCGGTATGCTGCACCCACCCCTGACTTCTTCAAGGTTGTTTGCGATCGCAGTATCGCAATAAGTAGCTCTGTCCGAAGCTCGTGCGCGATCGCACTCGTTGCCAAAGTGATACAACCCTAACGTGCACCTAACGCGGCACCTGCTATGATATGGAACTGCTGTAGGTAAGTACAAATCACTAGCTAACGCCCGATGACGACGACTATTAGCGTGCCGAGTTCTGTGGTTCACTCTGCCCCACTGACCGAGTTGCCCTCTAACTTGGAAACTTTGGACGCGCGCGAGCCGGTCTGCCTGCAACTCAAGACCTCGATTTACCAAGCCGACCAACAAGCAAAGCTCCTCCAGTTGCAGGCGGAAGTTGAGTTGCTTTGGCAACAATTACAGCAAACCTGATGCGAGTCGTCCCATCCTAAAGTGACTGGCTAAGCTGAAGGCGCAGGAGAGTGCCGATCGGGAATCGCACACGCCAGTTCTAGGTTGCGAGCATTGCGATCCCGTACGTTAGCAGAATGCTTGCATTTAGCTAATGCGCGGGATTATCGATTTAGAACTAAATTTTTCATCTCGGCTGGAGTTCCCCAGCCTAGTTCCAGCCGTGTTTCAAGCGACGCGCCGCCGACTGACACTCTGGTACGCTGCCGCCACGGCTTTATTGCTGCTGCTGTTTGCTTCTGGCGTCTATTTTTACGTTCGCGGCACGCTGATCGAGCGCGTGGACGATACGCTCAAGCACGTGGTTGAGGTGGTCGAACGATCGTTAGCAGTCGAGACTGGTGCAGCTGGTGAGCTGCGGGTCAACGTTGAGGCAAGTTTTCGCAACAGTGCTCCGACGGTAGCCGCCGATCGCATTGACTTAGAGTGGTTCGACCCAATGGAACGGCGCCTGTGGACGACCCTTGACGCTGGCGACCCAGTCCCATTGCACCCACAAAACCACGTCGAAACTATTCGGCTCGACAGCGGACAACTGCTAAGGCAGGTTACAGCAGCAGTGCAGCGCGATCGCCATATACTGGGATATTTACGTGTCAGCCATCCGTGGTTCGAAGTCACCAAACCCATCCAGCAGTTGCTCGTTGACTTGACCGTCGGGACGGGTACACTGGCGATCGCCGTCGCTGCAATCGGATGGTTTTTGTCTGGCAAAGCGATCGCACCCGTCCGTGAGTCATATCAAAGCCTCAAGCAATTCACCGCTGACGCTTCGCACGAACTGCGCAATCCGATTGCCACGCTCCAGACGAACGTCCAGATGGCACTGGATTATCCTGACGCCCAACTCCAACAACAACAATTGCAGGCAATCGAACGGCTGACCAAACGTCTAGGGCGTTTGGTCAACGACTTATTGTTCCTTGCTCGCTCCGACAGCGGCACGGTAACAACGAATGAAGAAATCGTCCCGCTCGACGCATTGCTGATCGAAATCGTCGAAGAGCAGCAAGTCGTTGCCGAGAAACAGGGGACATACCTATCTTTTCATATCGTCGAGCCGCCCGATCGACCCGCGGATGCCGACAATACATTCGCCATGCTGGGCGACTGGGACCAGCTCGCGCGACTGTTCACGAACCTAATTAGCAATGGCCTTCAGCATGCCGAACCAGTCTCAGACGGAGGCGAATTGGCGGTTGCGGTGGAACTGCAAACCCTTCGGCGGTCGGGCATGTCGCACTTGGAAGTCAAAATCAGCGATAACGGGCGCGGGATTCCGATCGAAATCGTACCGCACCTGTTCGATCGCTTTTACCGTGCCGAACCCTATGGCGATCGGCTCGGCGCTAACGGTGCGGGATTGGGATTGGCGATCGCGCGGGCGATCGTCGAGAACCATCGCGGGCAGATTGAAGTGTCGAGCTCGCTCGACACCGGCACGACATTTGCAGTCATCCTGCCAGTGCGCCACAAGGACAATCGCCCCGAACGCTGAGCGGTCGCGGGAGGGACCCCCCGAACTTGCAGATCGGATGCGGGTATCAGGTCCACCTAAAAGTCTCGAGAAAAAATGCCCGGAGGCGATTTGCCGCCGGGCCCTGTCACTCAAATCAAATTGTGCAGTTCGCCGATTACAATTAGCATGCTCGAGCGAGCTGCAATCGAGTCTTTGCTAACGGGTACTCTCGCCAGTTCAGAGTTGCTTCACTTCGGAAGCAAGCTGAGACACTGCTTCCTTGGCACTGCCAAACAACATCATTGTCTTGTCCTCAAAGAACAACTCGTTCTGGATACCTGAGAACCCCGTGCCCAAACTGCGCTTGATCACGATGGTGTTGCGCGCCTTATCGACTTCGAGAATCGGCATTCCGTAAATCGGGCTGCCAGAATCGTGCCGAGCTGCTGGGTTAACAACGTCGTTTGCTCCGACGACTAATGCCACGTCCGTTTGCTCGAACTGCGAGTTGATGTCTTCCATGTCGTAGAGCTGCGTGTAAGGCACGTTTGCTTCCGCCAGCAATACGTTCATGTGTCCGGGCATCCGCCCAGCAACCGGGTGGATAGCATACTTCACTTCTACACCACTGACCTCGAGCATCTTCGTCAGCTCGTGAATGGCATGTTGCGCCTGTGCGACTGCCATGCCGTAACCGGGCACGACCACAACCGATCGTGCGTAGCGCAACATCATTGCTGCTTCCTCGGCACCTACAGTCTTAACGGTTTTGTCAGCGAAGTCGCCGGCCGCACTACCAGCACCAGCTCCCGCACCCCCGCCGAATGCACCAAAAAGTACGCTAGTTAGCGTCCGGTTCATGCCCTTACACATGATTTCCGTCAAAATCAAACCCGACGCACCGACCAGGGCACCTGCAACGATCAGCATGTTATTGTCGACCACAAAGCCAGCAGCACTTGCCGCAACACCCGACAGCGAGTTCAAGAGCGAAATCACGACGGGCATATCGCCACCACCAATCGGTAGAGCGAACAGCGCGCCCAAGACTGCTGCGATCGCGATCGCGCCCAGAAAGACCGCCCGCACTTGCACGTCTGCAATAAGGAAGCCGCTGCAGATTAAGAATCCGACAACCAGGAGTACGTTAAACGGCTGCTGCAGCGGAAAGCGGACTGGTTTGCCCGTGATAAAGCCCTGCAGCTTGCCCATGGCGATGAAGCTGCCGGTTAGGGTTACCGTACCGATAAAGGTGCCAAACAACACCACCACGGACGTGCCAATCGCGATCGGCTCCCCATTCCCGAGCAAGCGCCAGAACTCCCCGACCGCCACTAACGCCGAGGCCGCACCCC
Proteins encoded in this region:
- a CDS encoding sensor histidine kinase gives rise to the protein MFQATRRRLTLWYAAATALLLLLFASGVYFYVRGTLIERVDDTLKHVVEVVERSLAVETGAAGELRVNVEASFRNSAPTVAADRIDLEWFDPMERRLWTTLDAGDPVPLHPQNHVETIRLDSGQLLRQVTAAVQRDRHILGYLRVSHPWFEVTKPIQQLLVDLTVGTGTLAIAVAAIGWFLSGKAIAPVRESYQSLKQFTADASHELRNPIATLQTNVQMALDYPDAQLQQQQLQAIERLTKRLGRLVNDLLFLARSDSGTVTTNEEIVPLDALLIEIVEEQQVVAEKQGTYLSFHIVEPPDRPADADNTFAMLGDWDQLARLFTNLISNGLQHAEPVSDGGELAVAVELQTLRRSGMSHLEVKISDNGRGIPIEIVPHLFDRFYRAEPYGDRLGANGAGLGLAIARAIVENHRGQIEVSSSLDTGTTFAVILPVRHKDNRPER
- a CDS encoding NAD(P)(+) transhydrogenase (Re/Si-specific) subunit beta → MQEFLPTGIQLSYLLAVALFILGLKKLGSPATARGGNTLAAVGMLIAVVATLLDLRVIDYQFVLAGIAIGSAIGVVIARTVAMTAMPQMVAFLNGLGGAASALVAVGEFWRLLGNGEPIAIGTSVVVLFGTFIGTVTLTGSFIAMGKLQGFITGKPVRFPLQQPFNVLLVVGFLICSGFLIADVQVRAVFLGAIAIAAVLGALFALPIGGGDMPVVISLLNSLSGVAASAAGFVVDNNMLIVAGALVGASGLILTEIMCKGMNRTLTSVLFGAFGGGAGAGAGSAAGDFADKTVKTVGAEEAAMMLRYARSVVVVPGYGMAVAQAQHAIHELTKMLEVSGVEVKYAIHPVAGRMPGHMNVLLAEANVPYTQLYDMEDINSQFEQTDVALVVGANDVVNPAARHDSGSPIYGMPILEVDKARNTIVIKRSLGTGFSGIQNELFFEDKTMMLFGSAKEAVSQLASEVKQL